A genomic stretch from Megachile rotundata isolate GNS110a chromosome 1, iyMegRotu1, whole genome shotgun sequence includes:
- the LOC100883273 gene encoding transmembrane protein 203 encodes MIFSLNELVHWLGLTIFEIWINLISLTIFTVLLALKLDDNYFLGQSGWWTVFSPLFVADGLNTYFCTIIFIRMHMGGMLKDAILRGFWSFTSLLLIFVFKYLLCKKLSGQSTLEYSEVLTPVFIVLQIIAVRAFQFN; translated from the coding sequence atgatattttcttTGAATGAATTAGTACATTGGTTGggtttaacaatttttgaaatatggataaatttaatttcattaacaaTCTTTACGGTGTTATTAGCTCTTAAGTTAgacgataattattttttggGTCAATCAGGATGGTGGACAGTGTTTTCGCCACTTTTTGTAGCAGATGGTCTAAACACTTACTTTTgcacaattatatttataagaatGCATATGGGAGGTATGCTCAAGGATGCTATTCTGCGAGGATTCTGGAGTTTCACATCGCtgcttttaatatttgttttcaaGTATCTTTTGTGTAAAAAGTTATCAGGACAAAGTACTCTAGAATATTCGGAAGTTTTAACTCCTGTATTTATTGTTTTACAAATAATAGCAGTTAGAGCATTTCAATTCAATTGA
- the LOC100883163 gene encoding uncharacterized protein LOC100883163 isoform X1 translates to MDLVTNWTDVGTNVTLPTLILGQKCAYNSTESSSLITTPKLVSINQELKWIFLLHTYGFACLFFVLAFYTFLSILHLRSLISSQPFMSTINMFLCILGASRAICLFIDPYNLKDIMPKIIGSVIWDIGFPCVMSAFSLIQLACLQLTQLKFGPEKIQKESCLSLVITAHFFSVIASDIVLASHNCYMVKYVVQTVFLIWSILLYLIFLHAGYKIFHLLRTVPSSMLMRDNSNMHHKGIMQLAMLAPYNNLASSVAAALVPTLLNSKVKDIEEADPATFTTDSNKTTSEGLAKTARKEQIERDTNKFPCKGTLQDEKVVPTSTVPEVYVRPPTPTPLTINEPIITVTSPSRRSSVASRRSSDASKSSRRNSECSVRFINEEDGFSSGYRRNSDFSPKHSPEINRRRSPDRMSRRYSENVTPLGSVKDLRRCSDFSHEKNRSSQFAAKLKRNSDFGNRTPRRMLPPTEHSKLPKVMDLSPSGSRRNSDISGFTPRIELRRSSDISFRDNSKLGQIKSLDLNRRSSDISIRTLSRSPTHGRSIVPEKMEIQEKSESDSDQPDCSEKAALMTEKNKDKDNDDGKTQKKNLSWKNEKEKENVEDITVEANLLPQNATSERKISTGDFTLHSILNHIAYVNRTKSDTPLHILEANTAAIRRWQIRKVLNVTYATAILGILLCITEIFRPQGFRTETVKCTMAIILFSPKTWPWFMHQTICRGLELIMGWAMASITKQPSVRPRHQYLSGYPNCNIHVKRGNNPYI, encoded by the exons ATGGATCTGGTGACTAACTGGACTGATG tAGGTACGAACGTTACCTTGCCTACACTAATACTTGGACAAAAATGTGCTTACAATTCAACGGAATCTTCATCATTGATTACAACTCCAAAATTGGTGTCAATAAATCAAGAGTTGAAATGGATTTTTCTTTTACATACATATGGTTTTGCCTGTTTGTTCTTTGTACttgcattttatacatttctatcTATTCTACATTTAAG GTCTCTTATATCTAGCCAGCCTTTTATGTCTACGATTAATATGTTTTTGTGTATACTCGGAGCATCAAGAGCAATTTGCCTCTTTATAGATCCATACAATCTTAAAGATATCATGCCCAAAATTATTGGATCTGTGATATGGGATATTGGATTTCCCTGTGTCATGTCTGCTTTTAGTCTTATACAATTGGCTTGTTTGCAATTAACTCAG cttAAATTTGGACCAGAAAAAATACAGAAAGAGTCTTGCCTCAGTTTAGTTATAACGGCACACTTCTTTTCTGTGATTGCTAGCGACATTGTTCTTGCTTCTCATAACTGTTACATGGTAAAATACGTGGTCCAAACAGTGTTCCTTATTTGGAGTattcttttatatttgatatttctacACGCAggatacaaaatatttcatttactaCGAACTGTACCAAGTAGTATGTTGATGAGAGACAATTCAAATATGCACCACAAAG GCATTATGCAATTAGCTATGTTAGCACCCTATAATAACTTAGCATCATCCGTGGCTGCTGCCTTAGTACCTACTTTGCTCAATTCTAAAGTTAAAGACATAGAAGAAGCTGACCCCGCAACTTTTACAACCGATTCAAACAAAACTACATCAg AGGGACTTGCTAAAACAGCTAGAAAAGAACAAATTGAAAGGGACACTAACAAATTTCCTTGTAAAGGCACATTACAGGACGAGAAAGTAGTACCTACGTCAACAGTACCAGAAGTATATGTTAGACCTCCGACGCCAACACCGTTGACTATTAATGAACCTATAATAACTGTAACAAGTCCAAGTCGTAGAAGCTCCGTAGCCAGTAGACGGAGCAGCGATGCGTCTAAATCTTCTCGAAGGAATTCAGAATGtagtgttagatttataaacgAAGAAGATGGCTTTTCATCGGGATATCGGCGCAACTCTGATTTTAGTCCAAAACATTCACCCGAAATTAATAGAAGACGATCTCCAGATAGAATGTCTAGAAGATATTCCGAAAACGTTACACCATTGGGAAGCGTTAAAGATTTAAGACGATGTTCTGATTTTTCGCACGAAAAAAATCGAAGTTCTCAATTTGCTGCTAAATTGAAAAGAAACAGCGATTTTGGAAACAGGACACCGAGACGAATGTTACCTCCGACTGAGcattcaaaattaccaaaagttATGGATTTGAGTCCTTCAG GATCAAGACGCAATTCCGATATTAGCGGTTTTACTCCCAGAATTGAATTACGCCGAAGTTCAGATATTTCTTTCCGAGATAATTCGAAACTTGGCCAAATCAAGTCACTGGATTTAAATCGTCGAAGTAGCGATATAAGTATCAGAACTTTAAGTAGGAGTCCCACTCATGGGCGTAGCATAGTTCCTGAAAAAATGGAGATACAAGAAAAATCTGAATCTGATTCGGACCAACCTGATTGTAGTGAGAAAGCAGCTCTAATGACGGAAAAGAATAAAGATAAAGATAATGATGATGGGAAAACTCAGAAGAAAAATTTGTCATGGAAAaacgaaaaagagaaagagaatgtCGAAGATATAACAGTCGAGGCTAATTTATTGCCGCAGAACGCAACGTCCGAAAGAAAAATTTCG ACAGGTGATTTCACGCTCCACTCAATACTGAATCACATTGCATACGTAAATAGAACAAAATCTGATACACCTCTGCATATATTAGAAGCAAACACCGCAGCTATTAGAAGATGGCAGATCCGAAAAGTATTGAATGTTACATATGCAACTGCAATTTTAGGAATTCTTTTATGTATTACAGAGATTTTTAGACCACAAG ggttTAGAACTGAAACTGTAAAATGTACTATGGCTATTATTCTATTCTCTCCTAAAACATGGCCCTGGTTTATGCATCAAACTATTTGTAGAGGTTTAGAATTGATAATGGGATGGGCAATGGCAAGTATTACTAAACAACCATCGGTTCGTCCACGACATCAGTATCTGAGTGGTTATCCTAATTGTAATATACATGTGAAACGAGGTAATAATCCTTACATATAA
- the LOC100883163 gene encoding uncharacterized protein LOC100883163 isoform X2 yields MSTINMFLCILGASRAICLFIDPYNLKDIMPKIIGSVIWDIGFPCVMSAFSLIQLACLQLTQLKFGPEKIQKESCLSLVITAHFFSVIASDIVLASHNCYMVKYVVQTVFLIWSILLYLIFLHAGYKIFHLLRTVPSSMLMRDNSNMHHKGIMQLAMLAPYNNLASSVAAALVPTLLNSKVKDIEEADPATFTTDSNKTTSEGLAKTARKEQIERDTNKFPCKGTLQDEKVVPTSTVPEVYVRPPTPTPLTINEPIITVTSPSRRSSVASRRSSDASKSSRRNSECSVRFINEEDGFSSGYRRNSDFSPKHSPEINRRRSPDRMSRRYSENVTPLGSVKDLRRCSDFSHEKNRSSQFAAKLKRNSDFGNRTPRRMLPPTEHSKLPKVMDLSPSGSRRNSDISGFTPRIELRRSSDISFRDNSKLGQIKSLDLNRRSSDISIRTLSRSPTHGRSIVPEKMEIQEKSESDSDQPDCSEKAALMTEKNKDKDNDDGKTQKKNLSWKNEKEKENVEDITVEANLLPQNATSERKISTGDFTLHSILNHIAYVNRTKSDTPLHILEANTAAIRRWQIRKVLNVTYATAILGILLCITEIFRPQGFRTETVKCTMAIILFSPKTWPWFMHQTICRGLELIMGWAMASITKQPSVRPRHQYLSGYPNCNIHVKRGNNPYI; encoded by the exons ATGTCTACGATTAATATGTTTTTGTGTATACTCGGAGCATCAAGAGCAATTTGCCTCTTTATAGATCCATACAATCTTAAAGATATCATGCCCAAAATTATTGGATCTGTGATATGGGATATTGGATTTCCCTGTGTCATGTCTGCTTTTAGTCTTATACAATTGGCTTGTTTGCAATTAACTCAG cttAAATTTGGACCAGAAAAAATACAGAAAGAGTCTTGCCTCAGTTTAGTTATAACGGCACACTTCTTTTCTGTGATTGCTAGCGACATTGTTCTTGCTTCTCATAACTGTTACATGGTAAAATACGTGGTCCAAACAGTGTTCCTTATTTGGAGTattcttttatatttgatatttctacACGCAggatacaaaatatttcatttactaCGAACTGTACCAAGTAGTATGTTGATGAGAGACAATTCAAATATGCACCACAAAG GCATTATGCAATTAGCTATGTTAGCACCCTATAATAACTTAGCATCATCCGTGGCTGCTGCCTTAGTACCTACTTTGCTCAATTCTAAAGTTAAAGACATAGAAGAAGCTGACCCCGCAACTTTTACAACCGATTCAAACAAAACTACATCAg AGGGACTTGCTAAAACAGCTAGAAAAGAACAAATTGAAAGGGACACTAACAAATTTCCTTGTAAAGGCACATTACAGGACGAGAAAGTAGTACCTACGTCAACAGTACCAGAAGTATATGTTAGACCTCCGACGCCAACACCGTTGACTATTAATGAACCTATAATAACTGTAACAAGTCCAAGTCGTAGAAGCTCCGTAGCCAGTAGACGGAGCAGCGATGCGTCTAAATCTTCTCGAAGGAATTCAGAATGtagtgttagatttataaacgAAGAAGATGGCTTTTCATCGGGATATCGGCGCAACTCTGATTTTAGTCCAAAACATTCACCCGAAATTAATAGAAGACGATCTCCAGATAGAATGTCTAGAAGATATTCCGAAAACGTTACACCATTGGGAAGCGTTAAAGATTTAAGACGATGTTCTGATTTTTCGCACGAAAAAAATCGAAGTTCTCAATTTGCTGCTAAATTGAAAAGAAACAGCGATTTTGGAAACAGGACACCGAGACGAATGTTACCTCCGACTGAGcattcaaaattaccaaaagttATGGATTTGAGTCCTTCAG GATCAAGACGCAATTCCGATATTAGCGGTTTTACTCCCAGAATTGAATTACGCCGAAGTTCAGATATTTCTTTCCGAGATAATTCGAAACTTGGCCAAATCAAGTCACTGGATTTAAATCGTCGAAGTAGCGATATAAGTATCAGAACTTTAAGTAGGAGTCCCACTCATGGGCGTAGCATAGTTCCTGAAAAAATGGAGATACAAGAAAAATCTGAATCTGATTCGGACCAACCTGATTGTAGTGAGAAAGCAGCTCTAATGACGGAAAAGAATAAAGATAAAGATAATGATGATGGGAAAACTCAGAAGAAAAATTTGTCATGGAAAaacgaaaaagagaaagagaatgtCGAAGATATAACAGTCGAGGCTAATTTATTGCCGCAGAACGCAACGTCCGAAAGAAAAATTTCG ACAGGTGATTTCACGCTCCACTCAATACTGAATCACATTGCATACGTAAATAGAACAAAATCTGATACACCTCTGCATATATTAGAAGCAAACACCGCAGCTATTAGAAGATGGCAGATCCGAAAAGTATTGAATGTTACATATGCAACTGCAATTTTAGGAATTCTTTTATGTATTACAGAGATTTTTAGACCACAAG ggttTAGAACTGAAACTGTAAAATGTACTATGGCTATTATTCTATTCTCTCCTAAAACATGGCCCTGGTTTATGCATCAAACTATTTGTAGAGGTTTAGAATTGATAATGGGATGGGCAATGGCAAGTATTACTAAACAACCATCGGTTCGTCCACGACATCAGTATCTGAGTGGTTATCCTAATTGTAATATACATGTGAAACGAGGTAATAATCCTTACATATAA